A genomic segment from Mus caroli chromosome 17, CAROLI_EIJ_v1.1, whole genome shotgun sequence encodes:
- the LOC110283659 gene encoding gametogenetin-binding protein 1 isoform X3 — protein MCSRARRPSRPTSRTDQPGIADMRYHTWLTQTWDMNSKSRDQPDLHAQPLERREREHFGQALETEQGCLQWVPGPLALTPGAFIKEEEDEHCPIEFGDLKPSSCKVESTPWNYLLGLYKQLQKSAMTKAQKPAAPQLALKDGLPQEEKGEREEAVDESNHKWCAPRTSSDESCPKWCAPRASTYQSPLQKKFRSTDTVGFVESELKKILSVQREARLWKVGNPEGRELLTQPDITLEEAGMVDGQHLLLEEMDEMGNWPPPE, from the exons GACTGACCAacctgggattgcagacatgaggtaccacacctggctcacaCAGACCTGGGATATGAACTCCAAGTCCAGGGACCAGCCTGATCTCCACGCCCAACCacttgagagaagagaaag GGAGCACTTTGGCCAGGCCCTGGAGACAGAACAAGGATGCTTACAGTGGGTTCCGGGACCACTGGCGCTCACTCCTGGGGCCTTCatcaaggaggaagaggatgaacaCTGCCCAATTGAGTTTG GAGACCTCAAGCCATCCTCTTGCAAGGTGGAGTCCACCCCGTGGAACTATCTCCTTGGCTTGTACAAGCAGCTCCAGAAGTCAGCCATGACCAAG GCTCAGAAGCCAGCTGCGCCTCAGTTGGCTCTCAAGGATGGCTTGCcccaagaggagaaaggggagagagaagaagcgGTGGATGAGAGCAATCACAAGTGGTGTGCCCCTCGCACCTCTAGCGACGAGAGCTGTCCCAAGTGGTGTGCCCCACGCGCCTCCACCTACCAGTCGCCGCTGCAGAAGAAGTTTAGGTCTACAGATACAGTGG GTTTTGTGGAGTCGGAGCTGAAGAAGATCCTGTCAGTGCAACGAGAGGCTCGCCTCTGGAAGGTGGGCAACCCCGAGGGCCGGGAGCTGCTGACCCAGCCAGACATCACACTGGAGGAGGCTGGCATGGTGGACGGCCAG CACCTGCTCCTGGAAGAGATGGACGAGATGGGAAACTGGCCCCCTCCAGAGTGA
- the Bak1 gene encoding bcl-2 homologous antagonist/killer, with translation MASGQGPGPPKEGCDESPSPSEQQVAQDTEEVFRSYVFYLHQQEQETQGAAAPANPEMDNLPLEPNSILGQVGRQLALIGDDINRRYDTEFQNLLEQLQPTAGNAYELFTKIASSLFKSGISWGRVVALLGFGYRLALYVYQRGLTGFLGQVTCFLADIILHHYIARWIAQRGGWVAALNLRRDPILTVMVIFGVVLLGQFVVHRFFRS, from the exons ATGGCATCTGGACAAGGACCAGGTCCTCCGAAGGAGGGCTGCGATGAGTCCCCGTCCCCTTCTG AACAGCAGGTTGCCCAGGACACAGAGGAGGTCTTTCGAAGCTACGTTTTTTACCTCCACCAACAGGAACAGGAGACCCAGGGGGCGGCCGCCCCTGCCAACCCTGAGATGGACAACTTGCCCCTGGAACCCAACAG CATCTTGGGTCAGGTGGGTCGGCAGCTTGCTCTCATCGGAGATGATATTAACCGGCGCTACGACACAGAGTTCCAGAATTTACTAGAACAGCTTCAGCCCACAGCCGGGAATGCCTACGAACTCTTCACCAAGATCGCCTCCAG CCTATTTAAGAGCGGCATCAGCTGGGGCCGCGTGGTGGCTCTCCTGGGCTTTGGCTACCGTCTGGCCCTGTACGTCTACCAGCGTGGTTTGACCGGCTTCCTGGGCCAGGTGACCTGTTTTTTGGCTGATATCATACTGCATCATTACATCGCCAGATGGATCGCGCAGAGAGGCGGTTGG GTGGCAGCCCTGAATTTGCGTAGAGACCCCATCCTGACCGTAATGGTGATTTTTGGTGTGGTTCTGTTGGGCCAATTCGTGGTACACAGATTCTTCAGAT
- the LOC110283659 gene encoding gametogenetin-binding protein 1 isoform X1, which yields MAAPSRTPRSRILGCSSMLRFLRNLVGSKGSPKSTNKPLTRSQPSSSWEQDVVSPMMGHQGGRGRKEPRAKVHSAASSNGKREEPPPRVLSAAPSNPRHDAFGLGTGDSGSQTLTSKDVQKLRAQGVEVTSVPLRGTWEVLEQLPEKKGEEEEPVGEVSGASDREHFGQALETEQGCLQWVPGPLALTPGAFIKEEEDEHCPIEFGKDAGDLKPSSCKVESTPWNYLLGLYKQLQKSAMTKAQKPAAPQLALKDGLPQEEKGEREEAVDESNHKWCAPRTSSDESCPKWCAPRASTYQSPLQKKFRSTDTVGFVESELKKILSVQREARLWKVGNPEGRELLTQPDITLEEAGMVDGQHLLLEEMDEMGNWPPPE from the exons ATGGCAGCCCCGTCACGGACCCCTCGGTCACGGATCTTAGGCTGCTCCTCCATGCTGCGCTTTCTCCGAAACCTGGTGGGGAGTAAGGGCAGTCCTAAGAGCACTAACAAGCCCCTGACCAGGAGCCAGCCCAGCTCCTCATGGGAGCAAGACGTTGTCTCCCCAATGATGGGCCACCAGGGAGGTCGTGGGAGGAAGGAGCCCCGGGCCAAGGTCCATTCTGCAGCTTCTTCtaatgggaagagggaggagccCCCGCCCAGGGTCCTCTCTGCAGCTCCCTCCAACCCGAGGCATGATGCCTTTGGGCTGGGCACTGGGGACTCAGGGTCCCAGACCCTCACCTCCAAGGATGTCCAGAAGCTAAGGGCCCAGGGAGTTGAGGTAACATCAGTTCCTCTCAGAGGAACCTGGGAGGTTCTGGAGCAGCTAcctgagaagaaaggagaggaggaggagccagtaGGGGAGGTCTCCGGGGCCTCAGACAG GGAGCACTTTGGCCAGGCCCTGGAGACAGAACAAGGATGCTTACAGTGGGTTCCGGGACCACTGGCGCTCACTCCTGGGGCCTTCatcaaggaggaagaggatgaacaCTGCCCAATTGAGTTTGGTAAGGATGCAG GAGACCTCAAGCCATCCTCTTGCAAGGTGGAGTCCACCCCGTGGAACTATCTCCTTGGCTTGTACAAGCAGCTCCAGAAGTCAGCCATGACCAAG GCTCAGAAGCCAGCTGCGCCTCAGTTGGCTCTCAAGGATGGCTTGCcccaagaggagaaaggggagagagaagaagcgGTGGATGAGAGCAATCACAAGTGGTGTGCCCCTCGCACCTCTAGCGACGAGAGCTGTCCCAAGTGGTGTGCCCCACGCGCCTCCACCTACCAGTCGCCGCTGCAGAAGAAGTTTAGGTCTACAGATACAGTGG GTTTTGTGGAGTCGGAGCTGAAGAAGATCCTGTCAGTGCAACGAGAGGCTCGCCTCTGGAAGGTGGGCAACCCCGAGGGCCGGGAGCTGCTGACCCAGCCAGACATCACACTGGAGGAGGCTGGCATGGTGGACGGCCAG CACCTGCTCCTGGAAGAGATGGACGAGATGGGAAACTGGCCCCCTCCAGAGTGA
- the LOC110283659 gene encoding gametogenetin-binding protein 1 isoform X2 → MAAPSRTPRSRILGCSSMLRFLRNLVGSKGSPKSTNKPLTRSQPSSSWEQDVVSPMMGHQGGRGRKEPRAKVHSAASSNGKREEPPPRVLSAAPSNPRHDAFGLGTGDSGSQTLTSKDVQKLRAQGVEVTSVPLRGTWEVLEQLPEKKGEEEEPVGEVSGASDREHFGQALETEQGCLQWVPGPLALTPGAFIKEEEDEHCPIEFGDLKPSSCKVESTPWNYLLGLYKQLQKSAMTKAQKPAAPQLALKDGLPQEEKGEREEAVDESNHKWCAPRTSSDESCPKWCAPRASTYQSPLQKKFRSTDTVGFVESELKKILSVQREARLWKVGNPEGRELLTQPDITLEEAGMVDGQHLLLEEMDEMGNWPPPE, encoded by the exons ATGGCAGCCCCGTCACGGACCCCTCGGTCACGGATCTTAGGCTGCTCCTCCATGCTGCGCTTTCTCCGAAACCTGGTGGGGAGTAAGGGCAGTCCTAAGAGCACTAACAAGCCCCTGACCAGGAGCCAGCCCAGCTCCTCATGGGAGCAAGACGTTGTCTCCCCAATGATGGGCCACCAGGGAGGTCGTGGGAGGAAGGAGCCCCGGGCCAAGGTCCATTCTGCAGCTTCTTCtaatgggaagagggaggagccCCCGCCCAGGGTCCTCTCTGCAGCTCCCTCCAACCCGAGGCATGATGCCTTTGGGCTGGGCACTGGGGACTCAGGGTCCCAGACCCTCACCTCCAAGGATGTCCAGAAGCTAAGGGCCCAGGGAGTTGAGGTAACATCAGTTCCTCTCAGAGGAACCTGGGAGGTTCTGGAGCAGCTAcctgagaagaaaggagaggaggaggagccagtaGGGGAGGTCTCCGGGGCCTCAGACAG GGAGCACTTTGGCCAGGCCCTGGAGACAGAACAAGGATGCTTACAGTGGGTTCCGGGACCACTGGCGCTCACTCCTGGGGCCTTCatcaaggaggaagaggatgaacaCTGCCCAATTGAGTTTG GAGACCTCAAGCCATCCTCTTGCAAGGTGGAGTCCACCCCGTGGAACTATCTCCTTGGCTTGTACAAGCAGCTCCAGAAGTCAGCCATGACCAAG GCTCAGAAGCCAGCTGCGCCTCAGTTGGCTCTCAAGGATGGCTTGCcccaagaggagaaaggggagagagaagaagcgGTGGATGAGAGCAATCACAAGTGGTGTGCCCCTCGCACCTCTAGCGACGAGAGCTGTCCCAAGTGGTGTGCCCCACGCGCCTCCACCTACCAGTCGCCGCTGCAGAAGAAGTTTAGGTCTACAGATACAGTGG GTTTTGTGGAGTCGGAGCTGAAGAAGATCCTGTCAGTGCAACGAGAGGCTCGCCTCTGGAAGGTGGGCAACCCCGAGGGCCGGGAGCTGCTGACCCAGCCAGACATCACACTGGAGGAGGCTGGCATGGTGGACGGCCAG CACCTGCTCCTGGAAGAGATGGACGAGATGGGAAACTGGCCCCCTCCAGAGTGA